In Nicotiana tabacum cultivar K326 chromosome 19, ASM71507v2, whole genome shotgun sequence, one DNA window encodes the following:
- the LOC107808620 gene encoding ATP-dependent Clp protease proteolytic subunit-related protein 3, chloroplastic: protein MATYLQLPMASSVPCTSTSSSPLKRRSFSVLCAANSNSSTKIPMPPLNPKDPFLNKLASVAANNPEALFTRPQNSDMPPFLDIYDSPKLMATPAQVERSVSYNEHRPRRPPPDLPSLLLHGRIVYIGMPLVPAVTELVVAELMYLQWMDPKEPIYLYINSTGTTRDDGETVGMETEGFAIYDAMMQLKNEIHTVAVGAAIGQACLLLAAGSKGKRFMMPHAKAMIQQPRVPSSGLMPASDVFIRAKEVIINRDTLVKLLAKHTENSEETVANVMRRPFYMDATRAREFGVIDKILWRGQEQIMADVSAPEQWDKNAGIKVADAI, encoded by the exons atggccACCTACTTACAGTTGCCCATGGCGTCCTCAGTACCATGTACTTCAACATCATCGTCTCCGCTAAAACGGCGTAGTTTTAGCGTTCTCTGTGCAGCCAATAGCAATAGCAGTACAAAGATTCCGATGCCTCCGCTGAACCCTAAGGACCCATTTCTCAATAAGCTTGCATCTGTTGCTGCAAATAATCCAGAAGCACTCTTCACTCGGCCTCAAAATTCTGATATGCCGCCTTTTTTGGATATTTACGACTCCCCTAAGCTCATGGCTACTCCTGCTCAG GTGGAGAGATCAGTATCATACAATGAGCACAGACCGAGGAGACCTCCACCAGACTTACCCTCACTGTTGCTCCATGGTAGAATAGTTTATATTGGCATGCCG TTGGTGCCAGCAGTCACAGAGTTAGTTGTTGCAGAGTTGATGTACCTACAGTGGATGGATCCTAAAGAGCCAATTTATCTATACATAAATTCTACTGGGACTACCCGTGATGATGGTGAAACA GTTGGTATGGAAACAGAAGGTTTTGCAATTTATGATGCCATGATGCAATTAAAAAACGAG ATACACACTGTCGCAGTTGGTGCTGCCATCGGTCAGGCGTGTCTCTTGCTTGCAGCTGGTAGTAAAGGCAAAAGGTTTATGATGCCACATGCCAAAG CCATGATTCAACAGCCTCGCGTGCCGTCATCTGGATTAATGCCGGCCAGCGATGTTTTCATCCGAGCAAAGGAG GTAATCATAAACAGAGACACCCTTGTCAAGCTTTTGGCAAAACACACTGAAAAT TCTGAAGAAACTGTTGCCAATGTGATGAGAAGACCATTTTACATGGATGCTACCAGAGCAAGAGAATTTGGCGTCATTGATAAG ATTCTTTGGCGTGGGCAAGAGCAGATCATGGCAGATGTTTCTGCACCAGAGCAGTGGGACAAGAATGCAGGGATCAAAGTTGCTGATGCTATTTAG